Below is a genomic region from Rana temporaria chromosome 3, aRanTem1.1, whole genome shotgun sequence.
GTAGTGAGATGCAAAGACACCAAGCACTTcagttccatcagattttattctGAAAACTATTGTTACTCTATAAACCTGTGTACATAAACATGGAATCTGTTAGAAAGGCAAGGTGTGTACTGTAATGGCATTTTATTAGGACTTCAGAGGTCTTTGAGATCTTGCTGGATCTGCCACAGGGTCGCTGCGCTCTTCTGCAGCTGAGCCTTTTCATCATCGGTCAGTTTCTGATTTACAACTTGAACTAGACCTTGTGCGTTCAGGACACATGGGAGACTCAGGAAGACTTCATTCTCAATACCATAAAAGCCCTGCAAAAGGAAGACAAAAGCTAGTTAATACCCTACTCACAAAACCCCATGATTAGAACATTTAGGAAGTCTGCATGTAAAGGACTCTTAGAAATTAACTGCtccctgcaggtttggtgcatttTACCTTCTAGCAAGTTACACCCGCCCACATAGCAGCAGGTTGTCAAGTGCCAGTTAGTGGGCATGCAGAAGATGAGAACTGAGCCAAGAATCTAGCCACAGATAGGAAGCAAATGTGTAGAGGTTCTCTAcatcatgttttacttacctttaCCATGGTTGAAACAGGATGGACTCTGCTCAGGTTCTTGAGGATGGACTCTGCCAGGTCAGCCACACTCATGCCGATCGCCCAGTTGGTGTATCCCTTTAGTCTGATCACATCATAAGCACTAtaatggcaaaataaaaaccttGGTATGCAAGAGTTTGACATGAGGACATATCACAAGGCATGCGCTATGTATTAAGCCGACACATCTGATTTAAGTACAACCAACAGTTACACACccccctcccatgtacagaaaccCTTCAAAAAGGGCCCAATATCTTCCTTGCACTCCCCCACCCAAATATTTGCATGCCATCAACCATAAAGTGTAGTCAGAGTTGCGGTGAAGACTGCCTGTTGGCTATTGTACCAGCACATAATGAATTGGgaccattgttcaaaagccatcAAAGCAGTTGTACTACTGAAGGCATGCCAATGGGACCTCAGACAATATTGTGCTACATTACAAAGGCACTAGTGACATAATATGTGAAAGACAGCCATAAACtgttgtatgggcaggctggaggatctcaatcaacttgggtacaaccagcctctgATTTTATAtgcaattattgctagcagcttccATCATTAATCACTTTTCTCCTAGTGGGGACAGCTTCTTTCCCTTAGAGCAGGGGcctccagctgttccaaaactacaagtcccatcatgcatctgcgatgtcatgcttgtaactgtcagctttgcaatgcttcatgggacttgtagttttgcaacagctgccgGTTTGACAACCTTGATTAAGAGGACCTTAGGGccagaggaagaaaaagaaaaaaaaaaaaaaaaaaaaaaaaaagacttgccgTCTAAAAAGGATCATACACAGAGCAAGCAGTGGAGAAACATTGAAGTTTGACAGCATAGGTTGTTTTGCAGTGCAGATTTGAGAATCCAGACTTACCTGGAAACTACCTCTTTGTGGACATCTTTCCAGTTCTCTGAATCCTTGTCAGTTCCAATATCAGGATTAAGAGACTGAAGGGCGACTCCACCAACATTCGCTCCACTCCAAATGGGAACTGTTAAGAGATTACAAAACATTTAAGACATGGCCACAAGGTTTATTTGTAAGGTATTCCCTTAGCCTTTACTGCTTTGCTTTCCTCAGACCTGGCAACCGCCTCACATTCCCTCACCTTCCCATCATGTGGCAGGCCACCCTTTTCTGAACTACATTTATGtttaaaaggagagaaaaaaaaaaaaaaaaaaaaaaaagtctgcaaggtagacagaatagtgcAACGATTCTGTAAAAAAACCtacatcacctccggcattctagtctgttctctcattcacgcaagaactacatttcccagtatgcattgcggcacgcccagtaattcacacctccttgaagtctaacatgtagagagcgtcctgccgcacagatgtccaccgcagtaaagcctcccttcacggaagtcagtaaaatcagacacgcaggaagtgaacagaacagagaagaaacagagcaacttctgagcaaaaaacgaacaatgaggaagtgaaaagaggaatgtctgcaggtaaaggatgacaCACACACCCTTTACAACCCCACATATacacatttcctttacaacccctttaagctacagAGGATCTCCCAACAGACCAAATTACCAGCATTGTCTAACAAAAGTACCTTGGTCTGTATTGCTACAGAAGTCCACTCCACCAGGGAGGTGCAGTGCTGCAGACAGACTTCATACATTAGTAAAATCAGCTTGTTCACTTACCACTGGTATCCCCATGTTCACCCAAAACATAGCCATGGACGCTTGAAGTGTTGATGCCAAGTTTCTGGGCCATTAGGTAGCGAAACCTTGCTGAATCCAAGTTGGTTCCACTTCCAATGACTTTGTTCTGTGGCAAACCGCTTAGTTTCCATGTTACATATGTCATGATAtcaactaaaataaaaaagtcaccATATTGGTTTGAGCAACAagcttccaaatgtttttttttttatatataaaataacacaatattttaCACATGCACTAGCTCATGACAAAACAGGTATTGACACTACACGCCATCCTTTTCTGCATAGCACTAGTCCAGGATGCAACCAGCATCTTTTCAGAAGATATGCATTCTTGAAAGTATAGTATAATTTTGTAGTCAAAGTGCTCCAGCTAATAAGTCTGCCACCATCATGTGGTTTTGCCCAATACAAAATAGACGGACAACGTTTATTTACCTGGATTGGAAACCACAAGGATAGTGGCATCAGGGCTGTATTTTACCACCTGAGGGACAATAAACTTGAAGACATTGACGTTTCTCTGTACAAGGTTCAGACGGCTCTCCCCTTCCTGTTGACGGACTCCGCCAGTGACCACAACAAGTTTAGAGTCAGCTGTTACTGAGTAGTCTGCAGACAGAAACAATACACAAGTGAGACAAACTAATAGTCTTCACAGCTCTACGAGTTGGTTTACTGAACAGTTAAACAGTATTGCATGTTACTATGATCTTAGCATGAAGTCAGTGGATTAGAGTTTAGCAGCTTTTTCCCTTGGAGATCTTAATACAAGTGTTAGACATTCATGTTGAACCACATTCTGGCGCCAACAGAAGTTCAGAACAGTTATTTCTGAAAGCTAGGCCAAGAGAAAAAGCATGTTTAACGGTCACCTGCACAGTGAGGTCTGCAATTCTAACAATCATACATCGTTCGCATGAGCCAAGTACCAGCAGTGCCTCGGATGACCATTTTTAAGTGTAGCAAAGAAATGctacacaatcggatatctgatggattttttttccgtcggatatccgatgaagccgacttttatcagtcttgcctacacaccatcagtcaaaaatctgactgtgccaaaatgcggtgacgtaaaacactaagacgtgcaaaaaaaaaaaaaaaaaaaaaaaaatccaatgctcttgagcatgcgtggatttttgaccgatggactccacacagacgatcttttttttatcccccaaagaccccccccccccatcagtttttttatccatagggaaaatttaaaacattctatttttttttcaccgatggggcccacacacaatcggtttgtccaatgaaaacaggccatcggtctgttttcagcaaaaaaaaaaaaaaaaaaaacgatcgagtgtacagggctttacagtggTGGCTGCACATTCCCCCCCAGACTTCGCTCTAtcacctggtgatcctaccaACACTTCCAGTCTCAGGTGACAACACATCACTGTACAAATTCTATGGAGCAGGGTTACATCCAGAGGCCAATTGCACCTGATCATGGACTACATAAAACCTCTCCATAGCCCAAGGCGACAATGATGgtcatttacaaaaggcaaatccactttgttctaccagtgcagttgctgtagatctgaaacGAGGCGAAGCTATGAtgatttatcatccaatcacgtgcaagctaaaacgCAAGGGGAAAAAACAGCAGGCCTTCAGATCTACAgtgggatttgccttttgtaaataaacccccctcccccccatagtcTGTAGTCCACTACACATTTGTGAGGCTGATAATGCTTGAGATCTCATGCAGTATAGACATGCCCATTGGATATCTAGTAGGATCAATATTAATTTGTCACCCTCTTACAAAAATGCATGCACCAAACACAAAGTGTGTTACTTTGAAGAGTAATTTCTACAAttagacttggggggggggggggcaccctacCTTTGTTTGCCACAATGGTTGGCGTTTTAAGAAACAGACTTCCATGTTCCAAGTCCATCTTCTCCCCCTGCAGTTTATCTTCCAAGATATCAACCAAGGCAAGCACATCAGGCagttcctaaaaataaaaaataaattccaagCCACCATATTagccaaagacaaaaaaaataaaatagggtaAATTTACCAAGACTGGAGCAAACAGAATCTGGAACAGCCCTGCATGGCAACCAGCTTCTTATTTTCAAAGCTCAACTAAACAAGAGAAGTTGATTGGGTACCATcgctccagatttagtaaatcccTTTTTAATGTTAAATCAAGGGCACTATGCTGTCCAGCGTGAAACAGGGTTAGAAtctctaaaaaatatttttttgctggaTCTCCCATTAGGGAAGCTCTGAACAGCAACAAACATTTGACAGGCttgttctctctcaccccccaatTTCATTCTTTACTAGATTTTGGCTTGTGTACCTCTGAGGTATGGGTGCAGTACCAACATATTTAGATGATCTATattatgggtcttcaaactacggcccaccagttgttcaggaactacaattcccatcatgcctagtcatctctgtgaatgtcagagttttacaatgcctcatgggatatgtagttttggaacagctggagggccgtagtttgaggatccccgaTTCTATATTATGCAGAGTTTACAggggtaggaaaaaaaaaaaaaaaaaaaaaacacgtagttctGCATTTTTAACCACCCAAATGGTTCCTGCTCAGGTCTGTACACATTACCATGGTGGTTCACAGTGCTGCTTGCAAAAGGAAGCCACCAAAGTCAGTGGAACTCATTAGCAGCTGCATACCATTGCAGAGTGGTTTTGTCTTGCAAAGCCTGCACACAAGCAATCTCGGCATATCACTATGCAACCTGTGGAGGGGAGGTAATCCATAGCTGAGCAAGGCCTTACACTATGTGCatgtaaaaacatgcatgcaatATGTTAAATGGCCAGGGTCCAGTTTGGGGGTGGTGGTTTTAGCCCAGTTTCTACTagtctgcacaaaaaaaaaaaaaaaaaaaaaaaaaaaaaaaaaaattgtaaaacccaCAAACTAACTCTTCAGCATCCAAGCTATTCAAAAGCCTAGCAGCAGTTAAAGCTCTGTGTATTCTGATATGGCCAAGTGAAGGTCACCTCTCTGTAGGACACAGACGCATGTTCAACAATAGCCAAGTTATTTTTAGCACATACCTTCAGAAGGACGCTGACGGCACAGGCCATGCCAACTTGACCAACTCCTACGATTGTCACCTTGTTCTTGGGAGTACTGGTCTTCTCTTTTACCACGGAAGAAAGGAGGCTTCCTTGTACAGTTGCCATGGTgactaagaaaaaataaaaaagttacttGACAATTGCTTTGTGACACATGAAGTACATGCTCAAGTGCTATAAAGCCTGATTGTTGGGGGCGGGGTCTGgaataaacaaaatgttttacaatatgCAAAGCATGTTCATATACTTAGTTTTCAGCAATCAGCTACCAACCTATACAGCCAAAAGGGTTGATGCTGGTCTTTACAGGCAACTGCCCACATGCCATTTTCCCCCTAGTAAGGATCTGAAAGTTTCCGGCCATTTTAAATTGTGCCAACTCATTTTCCCCAGCTGTCCCAGCACAGTCCAAGATTTGATGTGTTATCAGTGGCGCAGAAAATGTCAAATTGAGATGCAAAGGAAGGATTTGAAAATAAGCTGCCTGTAGTTAAAAGCATTTGATACTCATGTCTCCATTAGACTAGGTTCAAATGTGTAGACTGCACTTCTATGCAAGCTCTCCCCACACCAAGAGCTCTGCTGTCAGATGCATGGGGGCATCAGTTCAACAAAGTTACCCCACTACTGATGTGTGCCTGCTGTACTATGTGTTTTAATGAAAAACCATCAGTTTTTTGTGTAAAATAGCTGGAGTTGCCGACTGTCCCGCCACTTTACTGGCCACACTAGGAAtgagcacagcatggtcagttttctggttGTGCTGGGAACACAGCCTGCTCCCTTCATTTAGACTTgtgctgcctcccccccccccccccgtcagtcaTTTAGTGGGAAGACCAGTGTGCCATTATACCACACACTGAATTGACCATTTTACAATTTCTTGCAGGTACAGTAGCCCATGAAAACTAGTCTTGCTTTGGCAGAGTAGTTATGTTGGGGTATAGAAGCATTTCCAAATGAGTAGCTTCCcccccatgggcgtccgctctatagggcaagggagggcgtttgcccccccccccccctagaaatcaGTGCCATGAATCTCGGGAAGGAAGACAGCGGgtaggaagcaaggcggcggcacgaCAAATTCAATTAGAGACGCTCTCTCTCTAGCTTCAGCTGAcagattggccacagcagaggaccaatcagaagactctggggacatcatgggaaatgtagtcccttaagagtagcggccccagcgtgtccacagacaccatgctaaagcccccagcatgcaagcactctgctgggggggggggggctgttttacaaaaaaaaaaaaaaaaaaaaaactgtgctcatgctggggggggggggggggggggggggggcgggagagagccacgctgtaccaacCAGAGAGCGAGTCATGCTATACCCGCACCAAGCCCCACACCACCAGACAGGGAGCCCCACACCAGACAGGGAGCCCCACTGTACGAGCACCACCAGAAAGGGAGCAAGACCGAACCGCTGCCAGGGTACAGGCATGCTACACTACCGACTAGAGTCACCCCTGGCAACCCAAAGTGAGCAaacgtccagccagagggatcactgttgcggtttcaccaggtctggtaagagggcctgttggcccatcatccattactgttcctagggactgagccattaggaagtgtctaaccTGATATCCTCCCATCTATGCTGGGGGCAATTGCAGAAAAGGACACCAAATGCTGGGAGTTTTGAGTGAGGAAACTGACACTAGTGCtgagggtcattattatgtacactggtacagatgctgaagtttttattctagaaatctgcaccgatgtggggggttattgttgctactgacaccaatgttggtgatttttattgcagaattgacagcaaagctggagattgttattgcagaaactgATCCTGGGGGCTGTCATTTCCTTGGGTGGGGGGCACTCcatttttttatgatattgttattcaaagttcctagtttgatagttgcatcaggtttctcaaacctttgcatgcctgtgcTTTTTGTGATAATGACCAAGCCCcttcttcatgacattgtcaaaaagggaccgagcatggagGACCCAGCAGACACCCATGCCCCCCCCTTTGGAAATAGTGCAGAATAGAGACCCACTATGTTTCAATCAAGCCAACAAATTGGTCCACTTACACACTGTATCACCATGCATTAAAACAGGCCATTCATTTTGTAGGCAACACAAATTCTGCTAAATTGAGCACAGCAAAGTGTGCATGCAACTGCTGAGACCTGGACTGCTGTGTTGAGCACCAGTCCACATCTCCAGTGTACCCCcaacataaaccccccccccccccgcaaaaagATTACCATTTATACAGCATTGCAGCACTAAGCCCAACTTCAGCCGGGTGTCACAGCTTTTAATTCTTAGTAGCATGTGATAAGTCATGCAATGTAAATGTCATGGCATTAACAGATGGGTACCACCATTTAAAGGGGCCACACATTATGCAAATGCGACACAAAGATAGCCATGCAATTGGTACTCGTCTTCACCCCACATTCTCAATTACAAAATCAGCCAGAAGGAAAAGTGCAGTAGGTCAGATATTCTGACAAACGGCACAATAGCCAGACTGGATTATCCATTGGCATTGTATGATGTGGATGGGGTcaggctgaataaaaaaaaaaaataaaaaaaaaaaagaagaagtcggATCATTGGATGGAGCAGGCCAAGTTCTCAgcacagagaatttttttttttttaataaaatctctcctgcctagtgtggtcagtttgataAGCAATGCAACGAACAGGATACTTCACATGGTACAGCAGATTATCAAGTGTTGGGGGGGTACCATTAGCAAATAAAGTACTGTTAGCTTTGATATTGGGGTGTCCCAAGTGCCTCCTCTGATGGGAGACATACAAGACAGACATCACTTCTTTTTATAGCCCCTAAAAAGCAAGGTTTCcatacagagagcccccttaaCTAGGTTAACTTCAGCtaatgtagtacaagggccacaTGCAGCCCCAGAGATTTAGAGGAGAGCCTCTTACCCTAAACCTGTGAACATTCCTTATTAAGTTACTCACTAGACGTTTGCAAATTTCCTGTATAGTAAGGACTTCCAAGAACTGCCATGTCAAATTACGAAATACTCATcttagcactgggggggggggggtgtcatctcCGTTTACCAAGAGCAGATATATTTAACGAGAAACACAGCAGCAGCCATTACTCCTGCGCTGGTCGGCACATACTGATGAATCATACCATCCAACGCTAGAGCCAAGGACCCACTAGAGGCCACATGTCTTGCCTGCAGCACAGCTATGCCTGTGTTGTGCAGGTTGGGGggctcccctgtcagaatacaatagaaaaGCAGGGGATACTGCAACTGCTGTaccaacattggattgttagtacagtggctctgagGCAGTCACCTTTTTATTTAGCCCGCAGAGTTGAGAAAGCAAAAACacctagtatgcatcgcataccagctcaatactcaccttagatcgaagctgttGCACAGCAGTCCCCGTACACCACTGTGTCCTGGCGACATGTCCCCTGGGAGTCATTCCTGGTCTGCAGGCTCCGACGCTGTGATAGGCCAGAGCCATGACATTGCTCCCACTCATGTACACGGGGACACCGGTCACAGCACAAGCCCTTTAGAAATTGCACGATTGAGCAgtttcagtgcgcatgcgccaacgCCACAAGTGTATGTTACAGATcttctaaagcagggatatgcaattagcggacctccagctgttgcaaaactacaagttccatcatgcctctgggtgtcatgcttgtggctgtcagagtcttgctatgcctcatgggacttgtagttcagcaacagctggaggtccgctagttgcatatccctgttccAAAGCGTGCATGTTTATGAGATATTTATAGTACCTACAGGCAACTGTTACGTACAAGTGGTgcaacagggtttacaaccactttaagacaaacCTAAACCATTCATTTTATTTAAATCAAATTCGTGCAGCCCCCACACACTACAATTGGATTTAGgaagttgtacaatcagattgtatagtgtatggtccgCTTCAGTCAATCTTAGCAACTGTAGAAGCAAGAAATTAGGAATGGCAACGGGGGATCTTAGTCAAAGGAGAAGTATTTTTAGAATGGGAAGAACGGAAAACTGACAGCGAGGGCCTTTGTCAATAGACGTCAGCAATTCCTTCATACGTAGAAATGGTCGTTAAGCAGGGCCTTTAAATGCAGACGTAGAGATCTGGCGAGCCTCCAGCTCTCCTTATACAAACAGGCCTGTGCTGGATTCCATTGTCAAGACAGAAAGCAGCAACGTTACACAACAGAAATACCAGCCTTGTACAGAATAAAAAACTACGCCATTCCTATGAGCTAGAACAGAGATCAGGCAGCAATGAAAGCATCATTGAAGCTGCCAAGTCCAAGGAGATGCCAGGGTATCATAGGGCAGGGACCACTGCCAGGAGGTGCTCAGGTCACACTGGTCCTCCAGCAATAAGAAAGAAGCGTAACCGAGTGACGCTTCATCCTGCTGATGCCACCAGCGAGACGCACAAAGCACTGCGTTTAACCCCTGCACTGCTGCCAGAAGAAAGTCACAGTAAAGGCATTTATAGAGCAGAAGCCAAATAAAGAGCAGCATATACATACATGATCTTAGGCTGTGGAAGGCTGGAGGGAGATCTCAATGTGGCTTCAGCTTCTTACTGAATGAGCTAGAGGAGTGGCCAGAGCCTTGGTTTAGGTCTGGAGCTGTGACTACATCATTACATGTCAGACACACCCCATCACCTCACTCAATCCCCTCCAAGGGCAGCACTGCAAGGACACCCTAGGCCCAACCCTTCTCACACTAACCAGAATTACATTTCAAGGCCATACAGGAGCCCCATTGTCACAGCAGTGCACCTCAGAAaagcatgaacacacacacacactctgtacAGCCATCTTTATTAT
It encodes:
- the LOC120932658 gene encoding L-lactate dehydrogenase B chain-like, producing the protein MATVQGSLLSSVVKEKTSTPKNKVTIVGVGQVGMACAVSVLLKELPDVLALVDILEDKLQGEKMDLEHGSLFLKTPTIVANKDYSVTADSKLVVVTGGVRQQEGESRLNLVQRNVNVFKFIVPQVVKYSPDATILVVSNPVDIMTYVTWKLSGLPQNKVIGSGTNLDSARFRYLMAQKLGINTSSVHGYVLGEHGDTSVPIWSGANVGGVALQSLNPDIGTDKDSENWKDVHKEVVSSAYDVIRLKGYTNWAIGMSVADLAESILKNLSRVHPVSTMVKGFYGIENEVFLSLPCVLNAQGLVQVVNQKLTDDEKAQLQKSAATLWQIQQDLKDL